Genomic segment of Pseudoalteromonas sp. NC201:
ATTCTCGCATGTAACGCTTCAAGTTCCGCTTGAGATAGCGCTTTCACCTTACGAATATTATCGGTAAAGATAGCTAAGAAATGCGCGAAAAGCGTGATAATGCAAAGACATATTGCGATGTTACGCCATAAGCTCAATTCAATTTTTGCCTCATCAATCCAACCGAGCAGTGTAAAACCATAGGGAAAAGCCGTACTAGTAACAACAGTACAAAGCACGAAGACAGAAATGAGAATACCTGCTTCAACTAGATCTGAGCGCTTCTCAACAGCGTGGCGCACAATCGCTATCACGGCAAGTGATAAAAAGGCGGTGAAATGAATAAATAAGCTAGTTAACCCAAGGGATTGCCAAAACGCAGTCGCGGAAATCAACGTATATAAAAAGGCTAGGATTTGCGAGGCAACTAGCAATGCTAGCACACCTCGCTCACTCAATAGTGCAGACAACAACCTGATACGCGGTGTCATCGTGCTAACTCTCTTATCTGAGTTCTACAGGTACGGCAAACACGACATTTTCTTCTTGTCCTGGGTTCTCAACTACCGTTTTCCCACCAAGTTCTTTAAGTCGAGAGATAACCTGTTGAACCAACACTTCAGGTGCAGATGCGCCGGCAGTTACACCTACCTTTGCAACCCCATCGAACCAAGTTTCTTCGATGGAAGAGGCATCATCGATAAGAAATGCTTTAGTTCCCATTTTATCCGCAAGTTCTCTTAAACGGTTAGAGTTAGAACTATTTTTCGCACCCACCACAAGCAATAAATCAACTTTGTCCGCTAAGTCGCGAACCGCATCTTGGCGGTTTTGCGTAGCATAGCAGATATCATCTTTTCGAGGACCACTGATGTTCGGAAACTTGCTACGCAGTGCGTCAATTACATCCGCAGTATCATCTACCGATAATGTTGTTTGACTGCAATAGAACACATTGTCAGCATCTTTCACTTCGAGTGCTGCTACATCCTCTGGTTTTTCAACGAGATAAATACCACCATTCGGATTGTCATACTGACCCATAGTACCCTCAACTTCAGGGTGCCCATGGTGCCCAATCAAAATACACTCTGTACCTCTGCGGCTAGCACGCGTCACTTCCATATGCACCTTTGTCACTAACGGACAAGTTGCATCAAAGACTTTTAACTCTCGGCGCTTCGCTTCATTACGTACTTGCTGAGAAACACCATGCGCGCTGAAAATAACAATACTGTCGTCTGGCACTTCATTTAGCTCTTCAACGAATACCGCACCACGAGACTTCAGACCATCAACAACATATTTGTTATGAACAACTTCATGGCGAACGTAAATAGGCGCTTCGAAAATATCGAGTGCACGCTCAACAATGCTAATCGCTCTATCTACACCTGCACAGAATCCTCTCGGGTTTGCCAGCAAGATATCCATTAGTTATTTACCTCAAGAATTTCAACTTCAAACGTTACTTTTTGGCCTGCAAGCGGGTGATTGAAATCGACAGTTACCGAGTCGCCAGCTACTTCTCGGATCAATCCAGGTAAGTCAGTACCATCTGGTTGCGTAAATGCAATGATGCTACCTACTTGAGCGGGGGTTTCTGCGCCAAATTTGCTTCTATCAACATAGTAGATATTGTCAGGATTTGGTTGTCCAAACGCGTCTTCTGGCTCTAGCTCAAAAGATTTCTCATCGCCCGCTTTTAATCCAAGCAAACACTTTTCAAAATTTTCCGTCAGGCTGCCATCACCCATAAACAACTTAGCGGGTTTATTATGAACTTTGGTAGAATCTGCTGCTGAACCGTCTGATAACTTGATTGAAAAATGGAACAAGACTTCAGACTTTGCTCCAATTAGTTGCTCACTCACGCATTTTTCTCCTGTGGTTTATCGCCACTGGTAAAGGCATCGAAAATTAATAGGGCAGCACCGCCGACAATGGCCATGTCTGCGACATTAAACGCTGGATAGTGCCAATCCTGATAATAGAAATGTAGGAAGTCAATCACATAACCATGAATAATGCGGTCGTATAAATTTCCTACCGCACCACCTAATACCAGCGCATAAGCTAATCCCAACTTCCAATTTGATGCTGGCAATTTACGAAGCCAAAAAATCAATAAAGTGCTAATAGCAACGGCAATGCCACTTAAAAAGTAACGCTGCCAGCCACCAGCTTCACTTAAGAAGCTAAAAGCCGCACCATAGTTATGCATATAGGTGAGATTGAATATAGGCAAAATATCAATGGACTCATAGAGTTCCATTTCAGCCATAACCAGTGCTTTGGTGAAATAGTCTACTGCAAAAAGCAGTAGACTAAGCCACAACCACACCAGACCACTTTTCTGTGTAGTTTGTGTCACGTTTTACTCCTAGGCGAATTGACGCTGCTCGCCGTCACCTTCAACGTTACTAATACAACGGCCACAGATATCTGCATGTTGCTCATTCTTACCTACGTCGTCCGTATAGTGCCAACAACGATCACATTTTTTAGCCGATGTTGCCGCTACACTAATGTATAAACCATCAATTTCTGATGAAATTGCATTTTCTGGTTTGTTGTTGACTACTTCTACCGTTGCTTTCGAAGTTAGTAAAACGAAGCGCAATTCGTCGCCAATGGCATTGAGCTGCTCAGCTAAGTCACCGCCAGTATATAGCGTTACTTCAGCCTGTAGCGTCGCACCGATCACTTCTTCTTTACGTGCATTCTCGAGTACACGGTTTACTTCATCACGTACCGCAAGTAGGTTTTGCCAGTACTCGTTATCTAACGAGCCTTCTGTCGCCCCTTCAATTGCATCATACCAAGTATCCGTGAATACAAACTGGCCACGCTCACCTGGTAATACTTCCCAGATTTCTTGTGCAGTAAAGCTCATGATTGGCGCCATCCAACGTGTCATCGCTTCGGCGATATGATAAAGCGCTGATTGACAAGAACGACGGGCATGGCTATCACTTTTCGCCGTGTACTGACGGTCTTTAATCACGTCTAGATAGAACGAGCCCAATTCACCAGTACAGAAATTCATAAGCTTCTGTGTTACTTGAAGCATTTGATACTTGTCGTACGCTGTTTTGATCTCAGTTTGTAGCTGTGCAGCACGCGCAACAATCCAGCGATCTAGCTCAACCATATCTTCAATTGCTACTAAATTCGTTTTTGGATCAAAGCCGCTTAGGTTCGCAAGTAGATAACGACTTGTGTTACGAATACGACGATAACGGTCAGCTGAGCGCTTAAAGATTTCATCAGACACAGTCATTTCGGCCGTATAATCGGTAGAAGCTACCCATAAACGTAAAATATCTGCACCTAGTTTGTTCATGATGTCTTGCGGCGAGATCACGTTGCCTAATGACTTAGACATCTTGTGGCCTTTTTCATCGACCGTGAAGCCGTGCGTTAACACTTGCTTATAAGGTGCATGACCATTGATAGCAACTGAAGTCATCATTGATGACATAAACCAACCACGGTGCTGATCCGAGCCTTCAAGGTAAAGATCTGCAGGACCTGTTAAATCTTCGCGTGCATCAACAACACACGCATGCGTTACACCTGAGTCAAACCATACGTCTAGCGTATCTTGTACTTTTACGTACTGTTGAGCATCTGCTTCACTTAATAGCGCGCTAGGCTCTAAGTCGTACCACGCCTGAATACCCTTTTCTTCCACTAATTTAGCAACGGCTTCAATAAGGGCTTCCGTTTCAGGATGTAGGCTACCGGTGTCTTTATCGACAAATAATGCGATTGGTACACCCCAAGTACGCTGACGTGAAATACACCAGTCAGGGCGACCTTCAACCATGTTTGCGATGCGGCTTTCACCCCACTCTGGTAACCACTCTGTCTTTTTGATTTCATTCAGTGAATCAGCACGTAGGTTAGCCTGATCCATGCTGACGAACCATTGTGGCGTCGCACGGAAAATAATAGGAGTTTTGTGACGCCAGCAATGCGGATAACTATGCGTTAGCGCCTTATGACGGAACAATACGCCTTTCTCAGTTAATAACTCAATGATGCTGTCATTTGCTTTAAATACGTGCTGACCTGCAAAAATCGGTGTATCTGGTAGATAAACACCATTTGCACCAACAGGGTTTGCAACTTCTAGACCGTAAGCCTGACCCGCTGCAAAGTCTTCTTGACCGTGACCAGGTGCTGTGTGAACGATACCAGTACCTGAGTCTGTTGTTACATGCTCACCTAAAATAACAGGCACATCGAAATCTAAGAATGGGTGTGCAACGTGCAGATTCTCAAGCGCAGCGCCTTTCGTGTAACCTAGTACGTGGAAGTGCTTAAATCCAAAACGATCAACAGCGTCTTTTACTAATTCAGAACCAAGCACAATACGCTGCTCTTGACCTTCATCTTCGATTTGTACCAGCGCATACTCTAGCGCGCCGTGTACTGCCACAGCGCGGTTTGCTGGTAATGTCCAAGGCGTTGTAGTCCAAATTGCGGTACTTACTTCGCCCTTGCCTTCATGGCCTTCGGCCAAGCCAAACGCACCAATGATTGCCGCTTGATCAGCAAACACAAATTTTACGTCGATTGCTGGCGATTGTTTGTCTTGGTATTCAACTTCCGCTTCAGCAAGCGCTGAACCACAATCCGTACACCAGTGAACTGGCTTTGCACCTTTGTGCAGGTGACCATTTTTGATGATACGACCAAGCACACGAATAGCATTGGCTTCAAAATCAAAGTTCATGGTTAAGTATGGCTTATCCCAGTCACCTAACACACCAAGGCGTTTGAAATCTGTTTTTTGGCCATCAACTTGCTTTTTAGCATAGTCGCGGCACTTTTCACGGAATTCAGCAGCCGATACTTTCTTACCTGGTTTGCCTACTTTCTTTTCCACCTGTAGCTCAATTGGAAGACCATGACAGTCCCAACCAGGTACGTAAGGTGCATCAAAATCAGAAAGCGTTTTTGACTTAATAATAATATCTTTTAGGATTTTGTTTACTGAGTGACCTAGGTGAATATCACCATTTGCATACGGAGGACCGTCATGCAAAATAAATGGCTTTTTACCTTTTTTCGCAATGCGAATTTGACCGTATAGGTCTTCTTCATACCATTTTTTCAGCATCTTTGGTTCGCGTTGCGCCAAATTACCACGCATCGGAAACTCAGTTTCCGGTAGATTTAAAGTATGTTTGTAGTCGCTCATTTATCCTACTTTCCGTATCGGCTACGTTAAAGAAAAACACTGTTTTGCATTGCTAACATCACGACTGATTTGTTCTGTTAACTGCGACAATGTTTCGAATTTTTGCTCATCGCGAAGCTTTTCAATTAGCTCCACTTTCATAAACTGACCGTAGATGGTCTCATTAAAATTAAACAGATGCACCTCTAAAAGGGCTTTCATTCCGTTTAGGGTTGGCTTAGTGCCAACATTCGCTACACCATAATGTGTTTTGTGATTCACAGTCGCTTTGACCGCATACACACCGCGCACAGGGCTCACTTGGCGTTTTAAGGCAATATTTGCAGTATGGAAACCAAGCTCTCTGCCTTTCTTCCAACCGTGAATAACACGGCCTGAAATGGCATAGGTATGGCCCAACATATCATGTGCTTGACGTAAATCACCAGCCGCAAGTGCCGTGCGGATCAACGTGCTACTTACACGACAATCTTGCTTGCGAAAACTTGCCGTGTCTTTTACTTGCATACCTAGCGGTTCGCCTACTTGCTTTAACATTGCAAAATCACCAGCACGTTCACGGCCAAAACGAAAATCATCGCCGACCGTGAGCGCCTTGGTTCCAAGCTTTGTCACTAGGACTTCTTTGATAAACTGCTCTGCATCTTGCGAGGCAAATTTGCGATTAAAGTTGACGCAAATGACCCGCTCTATGCCAAGCTCTTGCAACAGGACTAGCTTATCACGTAATCGCGTCAGCCTAGCCGGTGCTTTATCTTTGGCAAAAAACTCCAAGGGCTGCGGCTCAAATAACATCACTGTGCTTGGAAGTTGATAGTGTTTTGCGTCGCTAATTAGCCCCTTCAAAACCTCTACATGTCCAAGATGAACCCCGTCAAAGTTTCCAATCGTCAACACACAACCAAAATGATGTGGTCGAATATTATGGATCCCTCGGATTAGTTGCATAGTGCCGTGCCTTTGTGCAGCAAATATCAAAGAGCCCGATTATACCCAAGTTGCTTAAAAATGCGAATCAAGCATCTCGGATTGTGCTCAATCTTACCCCTAGTATAAATAGTAAACTAAAATAGCTCACCATTGCGGTTACTAATAATCCGCAAAGTAATAGCACCTGCTCCATCAGTCCCCACTCTAGC
This window contains:
- the fkpB gene encoding FKBP-type peptidyl-prolyl cis-trans isomerase; this translates as MSEQLIGAKSEVLFHFSIKLSDGSAADSTKVHNKPAKLFMGDGSLTENFEKCLLGLKAGDEKSFELEPEDAFGQPNPDNIYYVDRSKFGAETPAQVGSIIAFTQPDGTDLPGLIREVAGDSVTVDFNHPLAGQKVTFEVEILEVNN
- the ribF gene encoding bifunctional riboflavin kinase/FAD synthetase, coding for MQLIRGIHNIRPHHFGCVLTIGNFDGVHLGHVEVLKGLISDAKHYQLPSTVMLFEPQPLEFFAKDKAPARLTRLRDKLVLLQELGIERVICVNFNRKFASQDAEQFIKEVLVTKLGTKALTVGDDFRFGRERAGDFAMLKQVGEPLGMQVKDTASFRKQDCRVSSTLIRTALAAGDLRQAHDMLGHTYAISGRVIHGWKKGRELGFHTANIALKRQVSPVRGVYAVKATVNHKTHYGVANVGTKPTLNGMKALLEVHLFNFNETIYGQFMKVELIEKLRDEQKFETLSQLTEQISRDVSNAKQCFSLT
- the lspA gene encoding signal peptidase II produces the protein MTQTTQKSGLVWLWLSLLLFAVDYFTKALVMAEMELYESIDILPIFNLTYMHNYGAAFSFLSEAGGWQRYFLSGIAVAISTLLIFWLRKLPASNWKLGLAYALVLGGAVGNLYDRIIHGYVIDFLHFYYQDWHYPAFNVADMAIVGGAALLIFDAFTSGDKPQEKNA
- the ileS gene encoding isoleucine--tRNA ligase — its product is MSDYKHTLNLPETEFPMRGNLAQREPKMLKKWYEEDLYGQIRIAKKGKKPFILHDGPPYANGDIHLGHSVNKILKDIIIKSKTLSDFDAPYVPGWDCHGLPIELQVEKKVGKPGKKVSAAEFREKCRDYAKKQVDGQKTDFKRLGVLGDWDKPYLTMNFDFEANAIRVLGRIIKNGHLHKGAKPVHWCTDCGSALAEAEVEYQDKQSPAIDVKFVFADQAAIIGAFGLAEGHEGKGEVSTAIWTTTPWTLPANRAVAVHGALEYALVQIEDEGQEQRIVLGSELVKDAVDRFGFKHFHVLGYTKGAALENLHVAHPFLDFDVPVILGEHVTTDSGTGIVHTAPGHGQEDFAAGQAYGLEVANPVGANGVYLPDTPIFAGQHVFKANDSIIELLTEKGVLFRHKALTHSYPHCWRHKTPIIFRATPQWFVSMDQANLRADSLNEIKKTEWLPEWGESRIANMVEGRPDWCISRQRTWGVPIALFVDKDTGSLHPETEALIEAVAKLVEEKGIQAWYDLEPSALLSEADAQQYVKVQDTLDVWFDSGVTHACVVDAREDLTGPADLYLEGSDQHRGWFMSSMMTSVAINGHAPYKQVLTHGFTVDEKGHKMSKSLGNVISPQDIMNKLGADILRLWVASTDYTAEMTVSDEIFKRSADRYRRIRNTSRYLLANLSGFDPKTNLVAIEDMVELDRWIVARAAQLQTEIKTAYDKYQMLQVTQKLMNFCTGELGSFYLDVIKDRQYTAKSDSHARRSCQSALYHIAEAMTRWMAPIMSFTAQEIWEVLPGERGQFVFTDTWYDAIEGATEGSLDNEYWQNLLAVRDEVNRVLENARKEEVIGATLQAEVTLYTGGDLAEQLNAIGDELRFVLLTSKATVEVVNNKPENAISSEIDGLYISVAATSAKKCDRCWHYTDDVGKNEQHADICGRCISNVEGDGEQRQFA
- the ispH gene encoding 4-hydroxy-3-methylbut-2-enyl diphosphate reductase, with product MDILLANPRGFCAGVDRAISIVERALDIFEAPIYVRHEVVHNKYVVDGLKSRGAVFVEELNEVPDDSIVIFSAHGVSQQVRNEAKRRELKVFDATCPLVTKVHMEVTRASRRGTECILIGHHGHPEVEGTMGQYDNPNGGIYLVEKPEDVAALEVKDADNVFYCSQTTLSVDDTADVIDALRSKFPNISGPRKDDICYATQNRQDAVRDLADKVDLLLVVGAKNSSNSNRLRELADKMGTKAFLIDDASSIEETWFDGVAKVGVTAGASAPEVLVQQVISRLKELGGKTVVENPGQEENVVFAVPVELR